One window from the genome of Salvia splendens isolate huo1 chromosome 9, SspV2, whole genome shotgun sequence encodes:
- the LOC121746835 gene encoding uncharacterized protein LOC121746835: MSQPSRPKSPDDQTGMYIRVKRNKTTYFLQCVPSETILQIKEKLHEITDQPVENQRLILLPNREMLEDSKSLADQKVENDAVVALTLRKDDNEFEEVNIVRPNDFYQSREADGGSNW, from the exons ATGTCGCAGCCATCGCGCCCCAAGAGCCCCGATGATCAAACT GGGATGTATATTCGTGTCAAACGCAACAAAACAACTTACTTTCTGCAATGTGTGCCGAGTGAGACAATTCTGCAGATTAAGGAGAAGTTGCATGAGATCACTGATCAGCCCGTTGAGAACCAGCGTTTGATACTACTGCCAAATCGGGAAATGTTGGAAGACTCGAAATCGCTGGCTGATCAGAAG GTTGAGAATGATGCTGTCGTTGCCCTGACACTGAGAAAAG ATGATAATGAGTTTGAAGAGGTAAACATTGTGAGACCAAATGATTTTTACCAATCGCGGGAGGCAGATGGTGGATCTAACTGGTGA